In a genomic window of Dyadobacter fermentans DSM 18053:
- a CDS encoding DUF4136 domain-containing protein, producing MKTIVKLIKSAGVAVVAGVFMMACSNALQVSYDYDSSVNLKQFKTFKVEAEHNMEQDPLLGSELNRRRLGDAVVEVMEAKGYKMDTKNPEIVVRFMTDVKDRQQVRSNNMYSPYMWWYGGGNNISTYNYQESRFILNIYQKTTERMVWQGWASGKVKAPTKKEDQNTMIKNTMADILRSFPEATADTYSRK from the coding sequence ATGAAAACCATAGTGAAGTTGATAAAGTCCGCTGGTGTAGCGGTTGTGGCGGGTGTATTCATGATGGCGTGCAGCAATGCCCTCCAAGTCAGTTACGATTACGACTCCTCGGTGAACCTGAAACAATTCAAGACCTTCAAAGTGGAGGCCGAGCATAATATGGAGCAGGACCCGCTGCTGGGTAGCGAATTGAACCGTCGCCGGTTGGGTGATGCGGTCGTAGAAGTGATGGAGGCCAAAGGCTACAAGATGGATACCAAAAATCCTGAAATCGTCGTGCGGTTTATGACGGATGTGAAAGATCGCCAGCAAGTGCGTTCCAACAACATGTACTCGCCTTACATGTGGTGGTACGGCGGAGGCAACAATATCTCCACCTATAATTACCAGGAAAGCCGTTTCATCCTGAACATCTACCAGAAAACCACCGAGCGGATGGTATGGCAAGGATGGGCTTCCGGCAAAGTAAAGGCGCCTACTAAAAAAGAAGATCAGAACACGATGATCAAAAACACGATGGCCGACATCCTGCGCTCATTCCCCGAAGCAACGGCGGATACTTACAGCAGGAAGTAG
- a CDS encoding sugar ABC transporter ATP-binding protein: MSDHILRVREISKSFSGVKALDNIHFDLKKGEVHALMGENGAGKSTFMKILIGLVTPDSGEVLLENDNLVGHNVNETLKKGISMIHQEILIVPELTVAQNIFLGREREVSGKRGILSAWLNDSEINQRAAALLDRMGVNIAPKAKMKHLSVAQMQMVEIAKAVSNNAKVIIMDEPTSAISDKEVATLFQIIRDLKAQGVSIIYISHKMDEIFQISDTITVLRDGKYIGTKGAAELDHHALIAMMVGREIDQMFPEATQPVGPEVLSVRNLGKAGKFSNISFHVKSGEILGLAGLMGAGRTEIARAIFGLDQWDEGEVMIKTIPFLARTPREAIDRGIGYVSEDRKALGFIPRMSVKDNITLSSMNNHRKGGFINTHSEQSVTEKMIADLKIKTAGTGQHVTYLSGGNQQKVVIGKVLLASPEIIILDEPTRGVDVGAKFEIYKLIRSLADRGMAVIMISSELPEILGLSDRILVLSKGKQTALLSKTEATQEVIMRYAVA; encoded by the coding sequence ATGTCCGATCACATTCTGAGGGTTAGGGAAATTTCGAAGTCGTTTTCCGGCGTGAAAGCGCTGGATAACATTCATTTTGACCTCAAAAAAGGCGAAGTACACGCCCTGATGGGTGAAAATGGGGCTGGGAAATCCACTTTCATGAAAATCCTGATCGGGTTGGTGACGCCCGATTCCGGTGAGGTTTTGCTTGAAAACGACAACCTTGTCGGCCACAATGTGAATGAGACTTTGAAAAAAGGCATTTCCATGATCCACCAGGAAATCCTGATCGTTCCGGAACTGACCGTGGCGCAGAATATTTTTTTGGGACGAGAAAGGGAGGTTTCGGGGAAGCGCGGAATCCTGTCGGCCTGGCTGAATGACAGCGAAATCAACCAGCGTGCGGCTGCCTTGCTTGACCGAATGGGTGTTAATATCGCTCCAAAGGCTAAGATGAAGCACCTCAGCGTGGCACAGATGCAGATGGTAGAAATCGCGAAAGCCGTTTCCAACAATGCAAAAGTGATCATCATGGACGAACCTACGTCGGCGATTTCGGACAAAGAAGTGGCGACGCTGTTCCAGATCATCCGCGATTTGAAAGCACAGGGCGTGAGCATTATTTACATTTCCCACAAAATGGACGAGATATTCCAAATCTCGGACACTATCACCGTGCTCCGCGATGGGAAGTATATTGGTACCAAAGGCGCCGCCGAGCTGGACCACCACGCATTGATTGCTATGATGGTGGGTCGGGAAATCGATCAGATGTTCCCCGAAGCCACGCAGCCGGTGGGGCCGGAAGTGCTTTCTGTGCGGAACCTGGGCAAGGCAGGTAAGTTTTCAAACATTAGTTTTCATGTAAAATCGGGTGAAATACTGGGGCTGGCAGGGCTAATGGGCGCTGGCAGGACCGAGATCGCAAGGGCCATATTTGGATTGGATCAGTGGGATGAGGGAGAGGTTATGATTAAAACGATACCATTTCTTGCACGCACGCCGCGGGAAGCCATCGACCGTGGGATCGGGTATGTGAGCGAGGACAGGAAAGCGCTTGGATTTATTCCCAGAATGTCCGTAAAGGATAACATCACGCTTTCGAGCATGAACAATCACCGCAAAGGCGGCTTTATCAACACACACAGTGAGCAATCGGTTACCGAAAAAATGATCGCCGATTTGAAGATCAAAACGGCCGGAACCGGTCAGCATGTTACTTATTTAAGTGGCGGAAACCAGCAAAAAGTCGTCATCGGCAAAGTGCTGCTGGCCTCCCCCGAAATCATCATCCTCGACGAGCCGACGCGCGGCGTAGACGTTGGGGCGAAATTTGAAATATATAAACTAATCCGCAGCCTCGCCGACCGCGGGATGGCCGTGATCATGATCTCATCCGAACTCCCCGAAATCCTCGGCCTCAGCGACCGCATTCTGGTATTATCCAAAGGCAAACAAACAGCGCTGCTGTCCAAGACCGAAGCGACGCAGGAGGTGATTATGCGGTATGCGGTGGCTTAG
- a CDS encoding class I mannose-6-phosphate isomerase — protein MGLSSIAEKALEQGKGILRLAPTWVPRSFCVPGRRIKLHPDDYYILGGERGGIDERWLSSTTPAENGPLTGENEGLSQIVLEDESGVQKVTLRDAVAELKGQIIGDRLWDQYQSWPMYSKFFDNMGPLPHHIHHRDEHAAMVGQNGKPEAYYFPPQLNNHGGDFPYTFIGIAPGTTKEQIKECLMNFTKGDNKITNYSQAFRLEPGTGWDVPPGMLHAPGSLCTYEPQKASDIFAMYQSLVNEAVIPEELLWKGTPKDRIGDYDLLMEVIDWDLNVNPNLMEKHFMRPKPVKDVAEMEAEGYSENWICYKNEAYSAKELTVFPGQTVTIKDGGAYGMIVMQGHGKFGVWDIETPALIRYGQLTNDEYFVTEAAAVEGVTISNPSKTDPIVILKHFGPGNPDLVL, from the coding sequence ATGGGACTTTCAAGTATAGCTGAGAAGGCATTGGAGCAGGGGAAAGGCATTTTGCGGCTGGCGCCGACCTGGGTGCCGCGTTCGTTTTGCGTTCCCGGCCGCAGGATCAAATTGCACCCCGACGATTATTACATATTGGGTGGAGAGCGTGGAGGTATCGATGAGCGTTGGTTGTCGTCCACAACTCCGGCGGAAAACGGGCCGCTTACCGGCGAAAATGAAGGTTTGAGCCAAATCGTTCTGGAAGATGAATCGGGCGTTCAAAAAGTGACCTTGCGTGACGCGGTAGCAGAGCTGAAAGGCCAGATTATAGGCGACAGGCTGTGGGATCAATACCAAAGCTGGCCGATGTACTCCAAGTTTTTTGACAATATGGGGCCGCTTCCACACCACATTCACCACCGCGACGAGCACGCTGCGATGGTGGGCCAGAACGGCAAGCCGGAAGCCTACTATTTCCCGCCGCAGCTGAACAACCACGGTGGCGATTTTCCTTACACATTCATTGGAATCGCGCCCGGCACGACCAAAGAGCAGATCAAGGAGTGCCTGATGAACTTCACCAAGGGTGATAACAAGATTACCAATTATTCCCAGGCGTTCCGTCTGGAACCGGGAACAGGCTGGGATGTGCCTCCGGGCATGCTCCACGCGCCGGGCAGCTTGTGTACTTATGAGCCTCAAAAAGCCTCAGATATTTTCGCAATGTATCAATCGCTTGTGAATGAAGCAGTTATTCCGGAGGAATTGCTTTGGAAAGGCACACCAAAAGACCGGATCGGCGATTACGACCTGCTCATGGAAGTGATCGACTGGGATTTGAATGTAAATCCTAATCTGATGGAAAAACACTTCATGCGTCCGAAACCGGTGAAAGATGTGGCTGAAATGGAGGCCGAAGGATACAGCGAAAACTGGATTTGCTATAAAAATGAGGCCTACAGCGCCAAGGAACTGACCGTCTTCCCGGGACAAACTGTAACCATCAAAGACGGCGGAGCATACGGAATGATCGTGATGCAGGGCCACGGCAAATTCGGTGTGTGGGATATCGAAACCCCTGCATTGATCCGCTACGGGCAGCTCACCAACGACGAATATTTCGTAACCGAAGCAGCTGCGGTAGAAGGTGTTACGATCAGTAACCCATCGAAAACCGACCCGATCGTGATCTTGAAACACTTCGGTCCGGGTAATCCTGATTTAGTATTGTAG
- a CDS encoding DUF6934 family protein, whose translation MDLEFYPFQTDDDRLYFEFLNVRNERLIRKSVIFTEFPQRNRVFNLALVDILPNGDISDSASGDNSLDLKKVMATVAECIRLFLDKRPDAEIQIQANTPAKNRLYRIIIGRELSNIEKYYEIYGSNGAFAEPFAANRVYMVYTLKLRPNEDSN comes from the coding sequence ATGGATTTAGAATTTTATCCTTTTCAAACCGATGATGATCGGCTTTATTTTGAATTTTTGAATGTCAGAAATGAAAGATTAATCCGAAAATCAGTGATTTTTACGGAGTTTCCTCAAAGGAATCGGGTGTTTAACCTTGCGCTAGTGGATATTCTTCCGAATGGTGATATTAGCGATAGTGCGTCAGGTGATAATAGTCTCGATCTGAAAAAAGTCATGGCGACAGTGGCAGAATGCATCCGACTCTTTCTTGATAAACGTCCGGATGCAGAAATACAAATACAGGCTAATACACCAGCAAAGAACCGATTGTACAGAATTATCATTGGCCGGGAGCTTTCAAATATTGAGAAGTATTACGAAATTTATGGAAGCAACGGCGCATTCGCTGAGCCCTTTGCTGCCAACAGGGTGTACATGGTTTATACGCTTAAACTCAGACCTAATGAAGACTCAAACTGA
- a CDS encoding ABC transporter permease, producing MNNLSKLSQYGIFLAFALICLVLALSTPKFFTVSNLLIIGNQVSINALLAFGVTFVIITGGIDLSLGSMVAVTGVVAATFAHPDTYPLVVPLLAGLAAGSAMGAFNGLVITKSKVPPFIVTLGTMTIGRGLALILSKGRPVSNLSDGFNFIGGGNIAGIPFPIIILFVAFAVCSVVLNKTVLGRYMYAVGGNEPAARASGIRVSRVKMWVYTICGLLSALGGILLTSRITTGQPNAGAGFELDAIAAAIIGGTSTSGGTGTMTGTLIGALLIGVISNSLDLLNVTSYYQQVVMGVIIIGAVVLDGVGKKD from the coding sequence ATGAACAACCTCTCCAAACTAAGCCAGTACGGCATTTTTCTCGCATTTGCATTGATATGCCTCGTGCTCGCATTGAGTACACCCAAGTTCTTTACTGTTTCCAACCTTTTGATCATTGGTAACCAGGTTTCGATCAATGCGTTGCTGGCATTCGGCGTCACGTTTGTGATTATTACCGGTGGTATTGACCTATCCCTCGGCTCGATGGTGGCGGTAACCGGCGTTGTCGCAGCCACATTTGCGCATCCGGATACTTATCCATTGGTGGTGCCGCTGCTGGCTGGATTAGCAGCCGGTTCGGCGATGGGCGCATTCAACGGGCTTGTGATTACCAAAAGTAAGGTGCCGCCGTTCATCGTTACGCTCGGTACGATGACGATCGGCCGCGGGCTCGCATTGATCCTGAGCAAAGGCAGGCCGGTTTCGAACCTTTCCGATGGATTCAATTTTATCGGTGGAGGAAATATAGCCGGCATCCCGTTTCCGATTATCATACTTTTCGTGGCATTCGCGGTTTGTTCGGTTGTGTTGAATAAAACTGTGCTGGGGCGCTACATGTATGCGGTCGGGGGTAATGAGCCTGCGGCGCGCGCGTCGGGCATACGCGTGAGCCGGGTGAAAATGTGGGTATATACTATTTGCGGATTGCTTTCTGCATTGGGCGGTATCCTGCTCACATCGCGCATTACCACCGGTCAGCCCAATGCCGGAGCCGGTTTCGAGCTGGATGCCATCGCTGCGGCGATTATCGGCGGTACGAGCACTTCCGGCGGCACAGGCACCATGACGGGCACCTTGATCGGCGCCTTACTGATCGGCGTGATCAGCAACAGCCTTGATCTGCTGAATGTGACGTCTTATTACCAGCAGGTGGTCATGGGCGTGATCATTATCGGGGCTGTGGTGCTGGATGGGGTTGGGAAGAAGGATTGA
- a CDS encoding Gfo/Idh/MocA family protein, protein MNTFNINRRSFMHGATAALALSTFGAQGMDLINPAKTWRVGLIGTGWYGKSDLFRLIQVAPVEVIALCDVDKNQLNEAGKLVSQRQKSGKTPKLYGDYQKMLAENEMDIVLIGSPDHWHALQMIDAVKAGAHVYVQKPISVDVMEGEAMVAAARKYKKVVQVGTQRKSTPHLIEAKKNIVDAGLLGKISHVEMCCYYHMRANGNPPVEAVPDYLDYEKWTGPAPLRPYDGSPHIRWWRTFMEYGNGITGDMCVHMFDTVRWMLKLGWPKKITSTGGIYVQKEGKSNISDTQSAIFEYDGLNCVWQHRTWGTPNNPDYPWSFTLYGEKGTLWASTMAYDFIPQGKGEKIHKDVVYEKEKYPEDLKEDRIELNAAPATRLHMLDFLNAIENSGRPVADIEEGHISTASCILANLSVKTGRSIVYDPIKREIVGDREANGLLARAYRAPYKHPDYKHV, encoded by the coding sequence ATGAATACTTTCAATATCAACCGTCGTAGCTTCATGCACGGGGCCACGGCTGCATTGGCACTTTCTACTTTCGGAGCGCAGGGAATGGACCTGATCAACCCCGCTAAAACATGGCGCGTCGGGCTGATCGGTACCGGTTGGTATGGTAAAAGCGACCTTTTCAGGCTTATTCAGGTGGCACCTGTGGAGGTGATCGCGCTGTGTGATGTCGATAAAAATCAATTGAACGAAGCGGGCAAGCTGGTAAGCCAACGGCAGAAATCGGGCAAGACGCCGAAGTTGTACGGCGACTATCAGAAGATGCTCGCCGAAAATGAAATGGATATCGTGCTCATCGGATCTCCCGACCATTGGCATGCCTTGCAGATGATCGACGCCGTGAAGGCAGGCGCACACGTGTACGTGCAGAAGCCGATCAGCGTGGACGTGATGGAGGGCGAGGCGATGGTAGCCGCGGCCCGCAAATACAAAAAAGTAGTGCAGGTAGGAACGCAGCGCAAAAGCACGCCGCATTTGATCGAAGCGAAGAAGAATATCGTGGATGCTGGCCTGCTGGGCAAGATTTCACACGTCGAAATGTGCTGCTACTACCACATGCGGGCCAATGGTAACCCGCCGGTGGAGGCCGTGCCCGATTACCTCGATTACGAAAAATGGACCGGTCCGGCACCCCTCCGGCCGTACGACGGCTCGCCCCACATCCGCTGGTGGAGGACGTTCATGGAATATGGTAACGGCATTACCGGCGATATGTGTGTGCACATGTTCGACACGGTGCGCTGGATGCTGAAACTAGGCTGGCCGAAAAAAATTACCTCGACCGGTGGTATTTATGTGCAGAAAGAGGGTAAATCCAATATATCGGATACGCAATCCGCCATTTTCGAATACGACGGCCTGAACTGCGTGTGGCAGCATCGCACCTGGGGAACGCCCAACAATCCCGATTATCCGTGGTCTTTCACGCTGTATGGCGAGAAAGGGACGCTTTGGGCAAGTACAATGGCCTATGATTTCATTCCGCAGGGAAAGGGAGAGAAAATTCACAAGGACGTCGTTTACGAAAAGGAAAAGTATCCCGAAGACCTGAAAGAAGACCGGATCGAGCTCAATGCTGCACCGGCAACGCGCCTGCATATGCTCGATTTCCTGAACGCCATTGAAAACAGCGGCAGGCCGGTGGCCGACATCGAGGAAGGCCATATTTCGACCGCCAGCTGTATTTTGGCAAATCTTTCGGTGAAAACCGGTCGTTCCATTGTTTATGATCCGATAAAACGCGAAATTGTGGGAGACAGAGAGGCGAATGGATTGCTGGCCCGTGCTTACCGGGCACCTTACAAACATCCTGACTATAAGCATGTCTAG
- a CDS encoding Gfo/Idh/MocA family protein: MSEKKQIRVALIGSGLMGRTHTNGYKRIGDFFPELEYRPVLAAVCSRNEEKVKAFAEQWGYESYETDWRKIIERDDIDAVDICTPNDTHAEIALAAAAKGKMILCEKPLARTLAEAKTMVEAIEAAGVKNTVWYNYRRVPAVTLAKQIVDSGKLGRIFHYRANFLQDWTISPDVPQGGTATWRLDVDAAGSGVTGDLLAHCIDTAMWINGGIKDVSAVAETFIKERKHAGTGEVQKVGIDDACIFHCHFDNGSLGLFESTRYARGHKALYTFEINGEHASIRWDLHDMNRLEFFDHDDQSIVRGWRSILVTDGDQPYMKRWWIPGTSIGYEHSFVHQAADFFESLQTGKPCSPTFRDAYETQKVCEAVLESAASKSWKDTGVNWEG; this comes from the coding sequence ATGTCTGAAAAAAAACAAATCCGCGTTGCCCTGATCGGTTCCGGTTTGATGGGCCGCACGCATACCAATGGTTATAAAAGAATCGGGGACTTTTTTCCTGAGCTTGAATATCGCCCTGTTTTGGCGGCAGTTTGTTCCCGTAACGAGGAGAAAGTGAAGGCTTTCGCCGAGCAATGGGGCTACGAATCGTACGAAACAGACTGGCGCAAGATCATCGAGCGCGACGATATCGACGCGGTGGACATTTGTACGCCGAATGATACCCACGCCGAAATCGCATTGGCAGCGGCTGCGAAGGGCAAAATGATCCTTTGCGAAAAACCGCTGGCGCGCACATTGGCAGAGGCAAAAACGATGGTGGAAGCCATTGAGGCGGCTGGCGTGAAAAACACGGTTTGGTACAACTACCGCCGAGTGCCTGCGGTGACTTTGGCAAAACAAATCGTGGATTCAGGTAAGCTGGGCCGCATTTTCCACTACCGCGCCAACTTCCTCCAAGACTGGACGATCAGCCCGGATGTACCGCAGGGCGGAACAGCTACGTGGCGCCTCGATGTAGACGCGGCGGGTTCCGGAGTGACCGGCGATTTGCTCGCGCATTGTATCGACACCGCGATGTGGATCAATGGCGGTATTAAGGACGTATCGGCTGTGGCTGAGACGTTTATCAAGGAGCGCAAGCATGCAGGCACTGGCGAAGTGCAGAAAGTAGGCATCGACGATGCTTGTATTTTCCACTGCCACTTCGACAACGGCTCGCTCGGTTTGTTCGAATCGACGCGCTATGCACGTGGGCACAAGGCACTTTATACGTTTGAAATCAATGGCGAACATGCGTCGATCCGCTGGGATTTGCATGATATGAACCGCCTCGAATTCTTCGACCACGACGATCAGTCGATCGTGCGCGGATGGCGTTCGATCCTCGTGACCGACGGCGACCAGCCTTACATGAAGCGCTGGTGGATTCCGGGAACGAGCATTGGCTACGAGCATTCGTTCGTACACCAGGCGGCGGATTTCTTCGAAAGCCTGCAAACCGGCAAACCTTGCTCGCCGACTTTCCGCGATGCTTATGAGACACAGAAAGTGTGCGAAGCGGTGCTGGAATCGGCTGCTTCCAAAAGCTGGAAAGATACTGGCGTGAATTGGGAGGGTTAA
- a CDS encoding TIM barrel protein, which translates to MPENNFPKLHNATWPGIVGKGSDSEPIIPFDTLLEKTAAAEVDGVKFDGVDIGLFDEHIGEYLNSADGGKRLADKLAGYNLEAGSLVANVWAGSAMGSKDARDTFVEQVRKACEFGKQLRDVGVRQGGVIRIDSAASPEAWSADPKGNTKQIAETFRRAADVAADFGERLAAEGEICWGGMHSWKAMIDTLEETDRPNVGFQADMSHTFLYLLGYNAPEDRILPADFQWDDRATLDEAFKKMTAALRPWTIDFHVAQNDGTVHGTGSHDKTGRHCLATDPNGKLDIVHHAGFWLRDEKGELTKAFRHICWDGCMFPNEVMYKQETWNDILAALVKVRNAHGWKA; encoded by the coding sequence ATGCCTGAAAATAATTTCCCCAAGCTCCACAATGCCACATGGCCTGGCATCGTAGGTAAAGGTTCTGATTCAGAGCCGATTATTCCTTTTGATACATTGCTCGAAAAAACCGCCGCTGCGGAAGTGGATGGCGTGAAATTCGATGGCGTCGATATCGGTTTGTTCGATGAGCATATCGGTGAATACCTGAATAGCGCCGACGGCGGGAAGCGCCTGGCCGACAAGCTGGCAGGATACAACCTCGAAGCAGGAAGCTTGGTTGCCAATGTGTGGGCCGGTTCGGCTATGGGTAGCAAGGATGCCCGCGACACATTTGTGGAGCAGGTGCGTAAAGCATGCGAGTTCGGTAAGCAACTTCGCGACGTTGGCGTGCGTCAGGGCGGCGTGATCCGCATTGACTCTGCCGCTTCGCCCGAAGCATGGTCGGCCGATCCGAAAGGCAATACCAAACAGATCGCAGAAACTTTCCGTCGCGCTGCCGATGTAGCCGCCGATTTTGGTGAAAGACTGGCCGCCGAAGGCGAGATCTGCTGGGGCGGGATGCATAGCTGGAAGGCGATGATCGACACGCTGGAAGAGACCGATCGTCCGAATGTCGGTTTCCAGGCAGATATGTCGCATACATTCCTGTATTTGCTCGGTTACAATGCGCCGGAAGACCGCATTCTGCCGGCAGATTTCCAGTGGGACGACCGCGCTACATTGGACGAAGCATTCAAGAAAATGACCGCCGCGCTGCGTCCGTGGACCATCGATTTTCACGTAGCACAAAACGACGGAACCGTGCACGGCACAGGCTCGCACGACAAAACCGGCCGCCACTGCCTCGCGACCGATCCGAACGGCAAGCTCGACATCGTACACCACGCCGGCTTCTGGCTCCGCGACGAAAAAGGCGAGCTCACCAAAGCATTCCGCCACATCTGCTGGGACGGCTGTATGTTCCCGAACGAGGTGATGTACAAGCAGGAAACCTGGAACGACATCCTCGCCGCACTGGTAAAAGTGCGCAATGCGCATGGGTGGAAGGCGTAA
- a CDS encoding aldose 1-epimerase family protein encodes MEIGDWKGIEKQAEDWKNKVSNPIQVGGIETSVLDNGAGRGTRIAWINTGGGLRFKVVIDRAMDIAEAFYNQHSLAWISHGGVTSPQPFSDKGIDWLRTFGGGLLTTCGLSHAGGPESDEYGDRGLHGLIGNQPAEIISIIQPDLRAGKYEMSITGIIRETRPFGPSLELKRTISATLGEAKLRIHDEVINKANTAAPHMLLYHFNFGWPLVDEGADILWNGQWHPRHGEGNAKIFKEGNAFKKVPAPLESHLGSGEEVALIDVDADIFGDSICGLRNEQLGLAVALKFKKEQLPWLANWQHWGKGEYVTGIEPSTHPLSGQAKAREDGTLIFLEPEETREYDLELSVLTAKEEIEEFELKVNVS; translated from the coding sequence ATGGAGATTGGCGATTGGAAAGGCATTGAAAAGCAAGCAGAAGACTGGAAGAACAAGGTGTCGAACCCCATTCAGGTGGGCGGCATCGAAACCTCGGTGCTCGACAATGGCGCCGGGCGCGGTACCCGCATTGCGTGGATTAATACCGGCGGTGGGCTGCGCTTCAAAGTCGTGATCGACCGCGCGATGGACATTGCCGAGGCATTTTACAACCAGCACAGCCTGGCGTGGATCAGCCACGGCGGCGTTACTTCGCCGCAACCGTTTTCCGATAAAGGCATCGACTGGCTCCGAACATTCGGCGGAGGCCTGCTCACGACCTGCGGCCTCTCGCACGCGGGCGGACCTGAGTCGGACGAGTACGGCGACCGCGGCTTGCACGGCCTGATCGGCAACCAGCCCGCGGAGATCATTTCCATCATCCAGCCTGACCTGCGTGCCGGGAAATATGAGATGAGCATCACCGGCATTATCCGCGAAACGCGGCCATTCGGACCCAGTTTGGAGCTGAAAAGAACCATTTCCGCCACATTGGGCGAAGCAAAGCTGCGTATTCACGACGAGGTGATCAACAAAGCCAACACCGCCGCGCCGCATATGCTGCTGTACCATTTCAACTTCGGCTGGCCGCTGGTCGACGAAGGTGCGGACATTCTCTGGAACGGTCAATGGCACCCGCGCCACGGCGAAGGGAATGCGAAGATTTTCAAAGAGGGAAATGCATTCAAAAAAGTGCCTGCGCCGCTGGAATCGCATTTGGGCAGCGGCGAGGAGGTGGCGCTGATCGACGTGGATGCTGATATTTTCGGTGACAGCATTTGTGGATTGCGCAATGAGCAGCTCGGACTGGCTGTCGCATTGAAATTCAAAAAAGAACAACTGCCCTGGCTCGCCAACTGGCAGCATTGGGGCAAAGGCGAATACGTGACGGGCATCGAGCCGAGCACACACCCGCTTTCAGGTCAGGCCAAAGCGCGGGAAGACGGGACATTGATTTTCCTAGAACCCGAAGAAACCAGAGAATACGACCTCGAACTGAGCGTGCTAACGGCGAAGGAAGAGATCGAGGAGTTTGAATTAAAGGTGAATGTATCGTAG
- a CDS encoding sugar ABC transporter substrate-binding protein: MKRNAIFATLIAAALLAGCNQSSDNESGGDNLVIGATMLSMQNEFIVNVSDAMEAKAKEMGVELITVDAERSALKQVEQVESFIGQGVDAIIMNPAEVEASSPAIKLAMDAKIPIINVNSETSAKPTAFVGSDDTESARIAMKYIAEKLGGKGNILMMHGFMGQAAQIKRDNGAKDILKANPGLKLLAEQSGEWDRAKGMSLTENWIQSYGDKINAIFAQNDEMGMGAVKALEAAGLKGKVLVVSVDAIPDALQAVKKGTLDATVFQNAKEQGGKAIETAVKAAKKEAFEKEVLIPFQLVDKGNVEGFLK, encoded by the coding sequence ATGAAACGCAACGCAATTTTCGCAACTCTGATCGCCGCTGCACTGCTGGCGGGATGTAATCAATCTTCTGACAACGAGTCCGGCGGCGACAACCTAGTGATCGGCGCCACGATGTTGAGCATGCAGAACGAGTTTATCGTGAATGTGAGCGACGCAATGGAAGCAAAGGCGAAGGAAATGGGTGTGGAGCTGATCACGGTGGACGCCGAACGGTCGGCATTGAAGCAGGTGGAGCAGGTAGAGAGCTTTATCGGCCAGGGCGTGGACGCCATCATCATGAACCCTGCCGAGGTGGAAGCGAGCTCGCCGGCCATTAAGCTGGCTATGGACGCCAAGATTCCAATCATCAACGTCAATTCCGAAACCTCTGCCAAACCGACTGCATTCGTAGGCTCGGACGATACCGAATCGGCGCGCATTGCGATGAAATACATTGCCGAAAAGCTCGGCGGCAAGGGCAACATCCTCATGATGCACGGTTTCATGGGCCAGGCGGCGCAGATCAAGCGCGATAACGGGGCCAAGGATATCCTCAAAGCCAATCCGGGTCTGAAACTCCTCGCCGAGCAATCCGGCGAATGGGACCGCGCGAAAGGCATGTCACTCACCGAAAACTGGATTCAATCCTACGGCGACAAAATCAATGCCATCTTTGCACAGAACGACGAAATGGGCATGGGCGCAGTGAAGGCCCTGGAAGCGGCTGGCTTGAAAGGTAAGGTGCTGGTAGTGAGCGTCGACGCTATCCCCGACGCATTGCAGGCTGTGAAAAAGGGAACGCTGGATGCCACTGTTTTTCAAAACGCCAAAGAACAGGGCGGAAAGGCGATTGAAACGGCGGTGAAGGCGGCTAAGAAAGAGGCCTTTGAGAAGGAGGTGCTGATTCCTTTTCAGCTGGTGGATAAGGGGAACGTTGAGGGGTTTTTGAAATAG